From a single Vibrio tubiashii genomic region:
- a CDS encoding 3-phenylpropionate MFS transporter codes for MLTPSPYGWISQYFVGFFFAYGVYLPFWALWFEEQGVSATDIGLLVGIGFATRCVANMVLTPRIHKVEHLMPALRWLSFASILFVGFHFFTGGSFWLMALATVLFNLCCGPIVPLSDAMANYYSRLQMLDYGRTRLWGSIAFIAGSTVVGFLVAQYGSDMIIFTALAGVVVALLFSMRNINPMPVTTEDEDAERPKLTELLRELPVVKFLVLVSLIQGSHAAYYSFSSIYWKEAGYSEDIIGYLWSLGVVAEVAIFALSKRLFSGWTLRALFMVAALGVVVRWGLTASTTALVALVMIQLLHGVTFAIAHIAAIQYIQHSEQRKMVALQALYNAIPLGAFIALMTTLSGWGYENWGANVFWAMAAMGVLALFIKVDPQKHQVSDMSKAEPNAQN; via the coding sequence ATGCTCACCCCATCTCCATATGGCTGGATTTCCCAGTATTTTGTCGGTTTCTTTTTCGCTTATGGTGTTTATCTACCATTTTGGGCGTTGTGGTTTGAAGAGCAGGGGGTATCGGCAACAGATATCGGATTACTGGTCGGTATTGGTTTTGCTACCCGATGTGTCGCCAACATGGTGCTAACACCACGTATCCATAAAGTCGAACACTTGATGCCAGCACTGCGATGGCTCAGCTTTGCCTCTATTCTTTTTGTTGGTTTCCACTTCTTTACAGGTGGTAGCTTTTGGTTAATGGCATTGGCGACTGTGTTGTTCAACTTGTGCTGTGGCCCTATTGTTCCCTTGTCTGATGCGATGGCGAACTACTATTCACGTTTGCAAATGTTGGATTATGGCCGCACTCGCCTGTGGGGTTCGATTGCCTTTATTGCGGGTTCAACGGTGGTTGGCTTCTTAGTTGCGCAGTATGGCAGTGACATGATTATCTTCACCGCGCTGGCTGGTGTAGTTGTGGCTTTGTTGTTCTCGATGCGCAACATCAATCCAATGCCCGTTACGACGGAAGATGAAGATGCCGAGCGTCCTAAGTTGACAGAGCTGCTGCGTGAACTTCCCGTGGTAAAGTTCCTGGTTTTGGTTTCTCTTATTCAAGGTAGTCACGCTGCGTACTACAGCTTCAGTTCGATTTATTGGAAAGAGGCGGGCTATTCGGAAGATATCATCGGCTATTTATGGAGCTTAGGTGTCGTGGCTGAGGTGGCGATTTTTGCTTTGAGTAAACGTCTGTTCTCGGGTTGGACGCTTCGAGCATTGTTTATGGTCGCTGCACTTGGTGTGGTGGTACGTTGGGGTTTGACGGCTTCTACAACAGCTTTAGTAGCATTGGTAATGATCCAGCTTCTGCACGGTGTGACCTTCGCAATCGCACATATTGCCGCGATTCAATATATCCAACACTCTGAGCAAAGAAAAATGGTGGCGCTGCAAGCGCTGTACAATGCGATTCCTTTAGGGGCATTCATCGCCTTGATGACCACGTTAAGTGGTTGGGGCTATGAAAACTGGGGGGCAAACGTCTTCTGGGCGATGGCCGCTATGGGTGTCTTGGCTCTATTTATCAAAGTTGACCCTCAAAAACATCAAGTTAGCGATATGTCGAAAGCGGAGCCTAATGCACAGAATTAA